One region of Deltaproteobacteria bacterium genomic DNA includes:
- a CDS encoding long-chain fatty acid--CoA ligase produces MTKNLTLPQLLCEQAEKLDATCVAIREKAYGIWETWNWRDYQRYMEQTALGLHALGFKRGQTAALILDNHAEWLFSQLAVQAMGGVPVNLFTSATPEELVTLLGRLRSPYAFVQDQEQTDKILDSRTKLPFIKKVVYVDPTGMHGYEGNPFLISFRDLLKVGEETGRKNPELFGKELKKGRSDDTAVMMLTSGTTGIPKLAMLSHRNFLAMGRQWTEALHMNHGDNWLSMAPPAWIVDQMWGFGIALCSGMTMNFPELPETVLSDFREVGPSVMITSSRFWEDLASRIRVRMSDAGWVKRRFYDWSVDVGKRVVETQAAKKTPSPMLHFVHKIANHLIFRPLLDRVGCACFRAAYTGGHPISPDVILFFRSIGLNLKQCYGLTEACGIFQVQPDGEVKLETVGKPLPETAIQIAEDQEILVKSEANFVGYYQDYEATENAFTDGWLKTGDAGYIDPDGHLLIIGRKEEIIRNKQGDAFSPDFIETRLKFSPYIKEAVVFGEGKGFIAAMINIDQDNVANWAEQQKIPFTTYMDLSQQPAVEQLVLRDITKVNEQLPPYMKIRKFFLLYKLLDADDEELTRTGKVRRRFVYGLYLKLIEGMYEGKKEIAVKGKVKYRDGQVGQIETTVRVIDVIVPEIEKKGSYPAPGKTVVEATF; encoded by the coding sequence GGCCAGACGGCGGCCCTGATCCTGGATAACCATGCGGAGTGGCTTTTCAGCCAGCTTGCTGTGCAGGCCATGGGGGGTGTGCCCGTTAACCTGTTCACTTCCGCGACTCCGGAGGAACTCGTCACCCTTTTAGGGCGGCTCCGTTCACCCTACGCTTTTGTTCAGGATCAGGAGCAGACGGATAAAATACTCGACAGCCGGACTAAACTTCCCTTTATCAAGAAGGTCGTTTACGTTGACCCCACAGGGATGCATGGCTACGAGGGAAATCCCTTCCTGATCAGTTTCAGGGATCTCCTTAAAGTCGGCGAGGAGACCGGCCGGAAAAACCCGGAACTTTTCGGAAAAGAACTGAAGAAGGGTCGGTCCGACGACACGGCGGTTATGATGCTGACTTCCGGAACGACGGGTATTCCCAAGCTGGCCATGCTGAGTCACCGCAATTTTCTCGCCATGGGGAGACAATGGACCGAGGCCCTGCATATGAACCACGGGGACAACTGGCTTTCCATGGCTCCCCCCGCCTGGATCGTCGACCAGATGTGGGGCTTCGGTATTGCCCTCTGCTCCGGTATGACGATGAATTTCCCGGAACTCCCCGAAACGGTTCTCTCCGATTTCCGGGAGGTGGGACCGTCGGTCATGATTACCTCGTCCCGCTTCTGGGAGGATTTGGCATCGAGAATCAGGGTCCGCATGTCCGATGCGGGGTGGGTCAAGCGCCGATTTTACGACTGGTCCGTCGACGTCGGCAAGAGGGTGGTGGAGACCCAGGCGGCGAAAAAAACGCCCTCTCCGATGCTCCACTTCGTCCATAAGATTGCGAACCATCTGATATTCCGGCCTCTCTTGGACCGGGTCGGCTGCGCCTGTTTCCGGGCGGCCTATACGGGGGGGCATCCAATCAGTCCCGATGTCATTCTCTTTTTCCGCTCCATCGGCCTGAACCTCAAACAATGCTACGGTCTGACGGAAGCCTGCGGCATTTTCCAGGTCCAGCCTGACGGGGAAGTCAAACTGGAAACCGTCGGAAAACCTCTTCCGGAAACAGCGATCCAAATCGCCGAGGATCAGGAAATTCTCGTCAAGAGCGAAGCCAATTTCGTCGGCTACTATCAGGATTACGAGGCGACGGAAAACGCCTTCACCGACGGTTGGCTGAAAACGGGCGACGCCGGTTACATAGACCCCGATGGACATCTTCTCATCATCGGTCGCAAGGAAGAGATCATCCGCAACAAGCAGGGTGACGCTTTTTCCCCCGATTTTATCGAAACCCGTCTGAAGTTCAGTCCCTACATCAAGGAGGCGGTGGTTTTTGGGGAAGGGAAAGGTTTTATCGCCGCTATGATCAACATTGACCAGGACAATGTGGCCAATTGGGCGGAACAGCAGAAGATTCCCTTCACGACCTATATGGATCTTTCCCAGCAGCCGGCCGTGGAGCAATTGGTCCTCAGGGACATCACGAAGGTCAATGAACAGCTTCCGCCGTACATGAAGATCCGGAAATTTTTCCTGCTATACAAGCTGCTGGACGCCGACGATGAGGAACTGACCCGGACGGGTAAGGTCCGGCGACGGTTCGTGTACGGGCTCTATCTGAAACTGATCGAGGGGATGTACGAGGGGAAAAAGGAAATTGCCGTCAAGGGGAAGGTCAAGTATCGGGACGGCCAGGTTGGACAGATCGAAACGACGGTCCGGGTGATTGACGTTATCGTACCGGAGATCGAAAAGAAGGGATCATACCCGGCACCGGGTAAGACGGTTGTCGAGGCGACTTTTTAG
- a CDS encoding branched-chain amino acid ABC transporter permease produces the protein MEFFVQLLINGLSIGFLYGLSAMGFVMIFKSSSVLNFAHGELLAMGAFIFLTLVTWANLPIWLAFLVTLFGCFVLGFIVERLFLRPLIGEPLIFVIMLTVGLASMFKGLMLLLWGGNLRTYPDFLPQWLGLSFGYVTVPPVYVMALIIGIVFLALFGLFFKYSSQGIYMRSVADNQKAALSLGVHVRKVFALSWGIAALVAGMSGIVLGIINGINVHDLSAIGLKVFPVVILGGLDSIVGAVIGGIIIGLLETFTGGYLSPSLRDGVPYVALVFILLVKPYGLFGLVEIERV, from the coding sequence ATGGAATTCTTTGTTCAACTTTTGATCAACGGGCTGAGTATCGGGTTTCTCTATGGCCTGTCGGCCATGGGCTTCGTCATGATTTTCAAGTCTTCGAGTGTCCTGAATTTCGCCCACGGGGAGCTCCTGGCCATGGGGGCCTTCATTTTTCTGACCCTGGTGACCTGGGCGAATCTGCCCATATGGCTGGCCTTTCTTGTGACGCTTTTCGGCTGCTTTGTCTTGGGTTTCATTGTCGAGCGGCTGTTCCTGCGGCCTCTGATCGGGGAACCCCTGATCTTTGTCATCATGTTGACCGTAGGTCTGGCCAGCATGTTCAAGGGTTTGATGCTCCTTCTCTGGGGGGGCAACCTCCGAACCTACCCGGACTTCCTGCCCCAATGGCTGGGGCTTTCCTTCGGCTACGTCACGGTGCCTCCCGTTTATGTCATGGCATTGATCATCGGAATTGTATTTCTCGCCCTCTTCGGGCTCTTCTTCAAGTATTCCTCCCAGGGGATCTACATGCGCTCTGTGGCGGACAATCAGAAGGCGGCCCTGTCCCTGGGTGTTCACGTCCGGAAGGTCTTTGCCCTGTCCTGGGGGATCGCGGCCCTCGTCGCCGGCATGAGCGGGATCGTTCTTGGAATCATTAACGGGATCAACGTTCACGACTTGAGCGCCATCGGACTCAAGGTCTTTCCCGTCGTTATCCTTGGGGGGTTGGACAGTATCGTCGGCGCCGTCATCGGCGGGATCATCATCGGGCTTCTGGAAACGTTTACGGGAGGGTATCTCTCGCCGTCGCTTCGGGACGGGGTGCCCTACGTCGCCTTAGTCTTCATACTCCTGGTCAAGCCTTATGGTTTGTTCGGCCTGGTCGAGATCGAAAGGGTTTAG
- a CDS encoding branched-chain amino acid ABC transporter permease, which translates to MRPRFRFHPCGNYKDRYEEELTIFETDFGRLWTMVGLLGLLCVAPFVLSRYMLYIVNTIGIMSMAAVGLNILIGYTGLISLGHGAFVGVGAYAAAILATRWNLPILLTLPAAGGITALLGMVFGMPSIRLKGLYLTIATIAGQFIIEYVLVHWDSLTMGTMGITLPFPSLFGYEISSDRGFFYLIFTCLILMVFLAINLMRSKYGRAFVAVRDNDRAAEGMGIPIFRYKLLSFGISSFYAGCAGALWAYYMMSITTEPFNLMLSIEFIAMVIIGGLGSISGSIFGAVFIISLNEMLRWLTDWAMNTGTLGDFGLNLAPLRELVFGLAIVLFILFEPRGIAELWRIVRSNFRLWPFPY; encoded by the coding sequence ATGAGGCCAAGGTTTCGTTTTCATCCCTGCGGCAACTACAAAGACCGTTACGAAGAGGAACTGACCATTTTCGAAACGGATTTCGGGCGCCTCTGGACGATGGTCGGCCTCCTGGGGCTTCTGTGTGTCGCCCCCTTTGTTTTGAGCCGTTACATGCTCTATATCGTCAATACAATCGGGATCATGTCCATGGCCGCCGTCGGGCTGAACATCCTCATCGGCTACACCGGCTTGATCTCGCTTGGCCATGGCGCCTTCGTCGGCGTCGGCGCCTATGCGGCGGCAATTCTGGCCACCCGCTGGAATCTGCCGATCCTGCTGACGCTTCCTGCGGCGGGGGGCATTACCGCCCTCCTGGGCATGGTTTTCGGCATGCCATCCATACGCCTCAAGGGCCTGTACCTGACCATCGCGACCATCGCCGGCCAATTCATCATCGAATATGTGCTGGTGCATTGGGACAGTCTGACCATGGGCACCATGGGGATCACCCTGCCGTTTCCATCACTTTTCGGGTACGAAATATCCAGTGACCGGGGGTTCTTTTACCTCATCTTCACATGTCTGATACTCATGGTCTTTCTGGCGATCAACTTGATGCGTTCCAAGTACGGACGGGCCTTTGTGGCGGTCCGCGACAACGACCGCGCCGCGGAAGGGATGGGCATCCCGATTTTTCGGTACAAATTGCTGTCCTTCGGGATCAGCTCCTTCTATGCCGGCTGCGCCGGAGCCCTGTGGGCATACTACATGATGAGTATTACCACAGAGCCCTTCAACCTGATGCTTTCCATCGAGTTCATTGCCATGGTGATCATCGGTGGCCTGGGAAGTATCTCCGGGTCGATCTTTGGGGCGGTGTTCATCATCTCGCTGAATGAAATGCTCCGCTGGTTGACTGATTGGGCAATGAACACGGGCACCCTGGGAGACTTCGGCCTCAACCTGGCGCCGCTGCGGGAATTGGTTTTCGGCCTGGCGATTGTTTTATTCATTCTGTTTGAACCACGGGGTATTGCGGAGCTATGGCGGATCGTCCGTTCGAATTTCCGCCTCTGGCCTTTTCCGTATTAG